agtggagggatgagatagtaagtttgctgatgacgcaaaggttgtgggtgttgtggatagtatggatggctgtcagaggttacagcgggacattgataggatgcaaaactgggctgagaaggctgagatgttgcctagattggggagcatgctttatgaaaacaggttgagtgaactcggccttttctccttggagtgacagaggatgcgaggtgacctgttagaggtatataagatgatgagaggcattgatcgtgtggatagtcggaggctttatcccagggctgtaatggctGCTACAAGAGGGTACAAGTTTAATGTGCTTGGGAGCAGGTACAAAGGAggtgtcagggtaagtttttttacggtgagagtgatgagtgcgtggaatgggctgccagcaacggtggtggaggcgaatatgataggttttctatgtttctaatatgggAACTTGTTTGCCTATATGGGTGTCCAAAAGTCACCCTTTGGAGCACCTAGGCTGTGTGAATCTGATCTTCTGTCTAGTACCATCTACTTGCACCTGGAACAGATCCATCCAATTCCATCCTATCCATGTACCAATTCAAACTTAAGTATTTCAATTGAATGCATTGTGAGAGTatgtaatgagctgccagcacaagtggtccattcaaactcgatttcaatgtctaagagaagtttggattgttacatggatggtagggatacatagggctatggtcccaatgtaggtcgatgggagtaggcatttAAAATGGttcagaaggacctgtttctgtgctgcacttttctatgactctaatctgCATCTAACACATCTGCTGGCTGCTCATCCCACACTGGTATATCCTATGattgaagaagattcccctcagatattttacctttcactctaAACCTACGACCTCTGGTTCTTGTCTCATCCAACCTGCGGAGAAAAACCCTGCATGCAtacaccctatctatacctccctcccccccccccacaactaaatctattcaaccttttcctagaACTCAAGCCCTCACCCcggcagcatctttgtaaatattctctgcactctttcaagatttcctgtaggtaggtgatcagaagtgcatacaatactctaaattcagcctcaccaatgccttgtacaatgttAATGTAATCTTCCAATTCCtgaactcagtgccctgatttatgaTGGCCGATGTGACAAAAACTTtcctatgaccctatctactctACCTGTAATGCTACTTtttggaattatggatctgtatttcctaGTCCCTTTAAACGATGGTACGCCAcagagccctaccattcactgtgtcacacctcacacacatcttcattaaattccatctgccatttttcagccctttgTCCCAGCTGGccaagatcccactgcaagctccgatagccttcctcgctgtacactatgcccccaatctagatgtcacctgcaaatttgctgactcagtttaccacattatcatccaaatcattaatatagatgataaaccACGACaattcctgcagcacaccactagtcacaccaCCATTCAGAGAGACGaatactctctggcatctcccactaAGCCAATTTGAAATCCATTTGGCCActttatcctgaatgccaagtgacttaaATTTCTGGAGCAGCCTTGTATACAGTACTtggcctcaaagcgtccctcaaaggcctgggtgtcaacACCAACACGTGGGAgatgcttgccctcgaccgtccagcttgacgcagcaagatcaccacaggagcccgtgcagctgaagtcaggcgcatcatcgaggcgcaacgaaagcgtgctgtgcgcaaggcccgagcagcatccactgccacaacagcacccacccacttgtgtcccacatgtgggcgagccttcagggcccggattggcctcatcagtcacctccggacccacagccaccaatctcccatttgactttgaagccatggtcatcttcgactacgaaggacgaacaacaacaacaacaacttggTCAAAAGCTTTTCTGATGTCCTTTCGACAAGGCCTTACCTTCACCAACCTGCTTGTGAATCTCCTCAATGAGCTCAATAAGAATGGTTAGAtaagacctaccatgcacaacACCATGTTGACAGTCGCTATTAGGCactgcctatccaaatactttatatacagtatattatgtCCCTTAGAATACCACTGATGTCAGAGTCACCGGACCatatttcctggcttattcttggaTCATTTCAACATTGAGCAACGTTACTTCATTTGGCCAAGGACGACTCTCACCTTTGGACTGGATGGTTGTGGTTTGTGTAacattaaatatattaaatatgtGAAAAATTAACTAGTGAATGAATTGAAAATAATTGAAAGACAAATACACCTAAAGTATAAAAAAAGTACATTTAAATGCAGTAAGCGTGGGCTGGCTGGTGGAGCAATGACATcggtgccggacccgggagcagaggttcccaggtTCAAAACTAGTCTGGTCTGCccccgagcatgctttccatccgcgccgggttgagtgttgagaccGCATCTCGACcttgtaaaacaaagggaaaatactgcgaaaatgtccgTGTGAAGAGTGGcgtaccacacagtctctctctctctctctctctctcactctgcgccttggaaaaagccatgaaaaattcatcatcacggacgcacgcacagaCATGCGCACACAGATGCGCATGCACGCACGTGCACAGACTCGCACGTAcgcaggcacacaccaaaaaaaaataaatgcagtAAGCGCATCGCCATACCATGATTAGTAGAGCTGTCaactcacagcaccagagacccaagttcattTCTGTCCACTGgtgtctgtgcagagtttgcacgTTCACTCTGTGAgtcgtgggttttctccaggtgttctgtctttctcccacatcccaaagatgtgcaggctgAAAGGTTAATTGACTGCTGTAAAATGGCCCCAATGTGTAGGTGGTTGGAGCaatcttggtgggggggggggggagaacaaaAAAAATGTCCTGTAGATTACTATAAATGGGTGATTGATAGTCAGTGCAGATCCAGTGGATAaagggaatgcttctttgttgcATCCCTCTACATCTCTCTCTGCATTTAAATTAATGTGAATAACAGAAACATGAATTACCCtctcaatacacacaaaatgctggaggaactcagaaggccaggcagtgtctatggcaaaatacagtcgacatttctcaTGCTGCTGTcccatgttatctccttgccagcccatcgcctccctctggtgctcctcctccttctttcttccatggccttctgtcaccaatcaacttcctagctctttgcttcatccctctccctccaagtttcacttatcatctggcgtttctctctcccctccccccacctttcaaatcagctcctcagctttttctcttcagtcctggcgaagggtttcggcccaaaatgtcaactgcacttttttccatagatgctgcctgacctactgagttcctccagcattttgtgcatgttgctcggatttccagcatctgcagatcttctcttggtTGTGATTTGACtaccctctccatagatgctgcatacaATCACTCACAaagcaaagtacaaagtaaatttattatcacagtacatgtatgtcaccagaatcagaatcaggtttattatcaccggcatgtgacatgaaatttgttaatttagcagcagcagttcaatgcaatacataatatagaagaaaaaaaatgaataaacatgtaaatcaattacagtatacatgtattgaatagattttttaaaacgtgcaaaaaacagaaatattgtatatttttaaaaagtgaggtagtgtccacggatttaatgtctatttaggaatcatatggcagaggggaagaagctgttcctgaatagctgagtaagtgccttcaggcttctgcacctcctacctgatggtaacagtgagaaaaggccatgccccgggtgctggagatccttaataatggacgctgcctttctgagaaactgcttcctaaagatatcctgggtactttgtaggctagtaccatatataaccctgagattcatttttctgtgggcatactcagtaaatctatagactagcaactataacaggatcaatgaaagatcaaccagagtgcagaagacaacaaactgcaaaaacaaatataaataaacagcaataaataacaagagcattagataatgagataaagagtccttaaagtgagaccaatTCAAAATTTATTTTGCAGTAATGCCAGACCTGGTGGCTGTAACCGAGAATGGAGTAACCAGTCATTCATTTAGTTTTCTCCTCACAGATCCCCTGGTCAGACTGCCTCTGCAGACCAAAATGAAGTGTCGCTGAAAAGTCAAGATAACTCGGGGTGGTTGTCAGATGTGAAACATCCAATGCGGTCGCCCACAGGAATACTTGGATTAGTTTTATATAAATctggtaacagtgaggttttacaCTAATTGGTtgttttagttttgtttagaGAAACAGcgtccacccagcaaccccctacaaccccgatttaaccctaacctagttGCTTGAAAAAGAGGAATCTCACAATTACTTTAAAACAGTTAAATTGTCATAACttagatgcagatacattaagagcatcttagatagacacatagatgaaagaaaaatggggggctaTGTGGAGGGagtggttagattgattttggagtaaatTAAAGAGTCGGCAAAACATTGTCTGCTAAAGGACCtgttctctgctgtactgttctctgttctaaactAAAGAGCGAGAGTGGGATTGAACTGCTGGTCTAAAACAGCGCGCAAACTTCACAGGACCCTGGGCAAGCCTAGCTTTGTGTTTCAACGTCATGTTTATGTCACAAGGCAGGAATTGCACAACGTCCCAATTTTCTCGTACTCCCAATTCAGTAGATGGTGCTATACAGAAAAAATACTTGGACTTTACTACGAAGGAATCCTCCCTCAGTTTTTCCTCCTCCTTGACTCATGAGGAGTAGTTTGACAGATCGTTAAATCGGGACTCACCGGTTGCCGGTACGGCTCCGGAGGAGGGATCCCGAGGCGACAGGAACGCTGACAAGCTGCTGCTGCGACCAGCGCAAGGACCCTGCGGCGTTAGTGAGGCGAAGTCACTGTCTGTTGGCACAGTGAGTAACAAAGATGCAGATAGTGGAGATCAGAGTAACGAGACAATTCATAAATAGTTGTGGAACTTAATTATAGTGTTTAGTAGGTACCTCCGCCAACCCAGAAAGCCCGTAGCCTTTGTCAACGCTGGGGACCAACCCCAGCCTCAACCCAGATCACCGGCAGGCTTGATCGCCGCGGCGTCTGCCTGGCAACTGAAAGTCGATCTGGCCAAGCAATTAAATTTCCCTTACTTCATCGCATCATCATCTCggaggcctgacatggtcattctgtcagaaacctcaatGCTGGTGGACATGGTCGAATTGACTACTCCTTGGAAAGACCGGATTGTAGAGGCGTTTGAGCGCAAGAAAGCCAAATACtgtaccaggagctggtagatcAGTGgtagagacaggggtggagggcgcGGTGCGAACCTATAGAGGTGGGATGTAGAAGTGTTGCTGGCTGCTCACTGTGCAGAACCCATTCGCTCCGTGGCATTACGAGGGCCGCCAAgagaagagccatcaggaccgtcacagaggctgctgagtgagcctcACGATGGCTaaggatcaagaggtgtgacccataGACCAAGCTGCGgcttgatcaaccctggctgggtcaacTGGGCAAGGGTGTCTGATGtggaaagacccgaaacacccgatgaccccaggttacatcactgatgtgtCCTCTCAGCATCACAGTATCGGCTCGTAATATTTGCCATTTGTCCGCGCATTTCGGCAGCTAGCCTGCAACCCGCTGGCATCAGCAGTTGCCGTGCCTTCATTATTTACCGTGTTACCACCTATTGCATTATCCCCAAGTGAACATTATACATATACACTTGCACTTTATATATAGCATGAAAAACAGTAGTACTGACACTAAATCCACAGGAACCCGTTACCCCCTATCCCTACTTGCTCCAAACGGAGCATTGTTGGCAACTGAGTACatttagtggccattttattaggtaccagcTGCTGTACGTTCgcggtcttctgttgctgtagtccaaccacttcaaggtttgacgtgagGATACTCTTcttaacaccactgttgtaacacacttgaattactgtcgccttcctgtcagcttgaaccagtctggctatcgTCCTCTGTTCTCTCTCGTTAACATTGTGTttccgcccacagaactgctgctcactggatgtttttcttttgattgttttttgcaccattctctgtaaactctagaggttgTTGAGTGTGAAATCCcaagagatctgcagtttctgagatactcacacctccccatctgacaccaacagtcattccatggtcaaagttacttagatcacatttcttccccattctggtgtttggtctgaacaactgctgaacctcttgacgatatctgcatgcttttatgcaacaagtcactgccacataattggctgattagttatttgcattaacgagcaggtgcacatcagtacctaataaagtggccactgagtgcacctTATTGCTCAGTCCCTTTATGGTCATTTCAAGTACCCTGGCTTTAACAGAAATGCACAATGTTGGAAAGCAAAACTGTCATTTCCCCAAATGTCCAGACAGCTGGCCCTTGAGAGCCCGAACTAGCTCTATTTCTGCAAACAGTCTGTCCTATATCTGCTATCTATAACCCTAAACACAagacagtctgcagatgctggaaatccaaagccacacacacaaaatgctggaggaactccaccggtcaggcagcaactatagaaatgaatgaatgaatgaactgtCGACACTTGCAGTCAACCTGCTGagcttcaccatcattttgtgtATCTATAATGCTGCTGTCTCTCGCTTTCAAACCCACACCACCTCCCTTCATCCAGGTTTTAGATACCGTGCCTATGATTACTGACTCATCCCCTGACATCCCAAACCCCTTCCCCTAACGACAAGGCACAGGCCAGGAGAGTGATAGAGTTCTCTGCATAGTCCTGTATGAACTCAACTTTAGGTGTTCAACAAACACACAAGTACCACCACCCACACTCTAAAAAATGATTCCCTCCACCCCTGGTGTACATTGACTGCAGCACATAAACTTTCAAGATGCACCACAGCTACTCAAATAGATTGCTCTCAGAGCGTGTTACAAAACATGTAccttctaccatcaaggagaaagaCAGTGGGTAATTGGGGATATCACCACACCCTGCACCAGCTTGGTTTGGGAATGTCCTGCCACTTCTTAAGTACTGTCTTCTCTGGGGCTGTTAATGATAGGCAATAGATGGTGATCTTGCCAAAGATGCCCACATtctggaaaataataaataagcataaAAATACTCTGGGTTTACTTATTCCACCATGTGCTCTGTCTTGTCACTTTATACATTGCTGTGCTACCTAAAGCAGAATGAGCTGCTGGTTACTACTTCTGTATGGCTGTCCTGACTGTGCTCTGTCATGTCTGCAGGGACTTTTCAGTACACAGCTACTGAATAATGGATAAACTGGAGTGCCACTCTCGTGTCAGATGTTTTCATATCCACAGACTCCCTCAGAACCACCAGAGGTACCTTTGTTACACGGTCCCTGGTCCACGTATCTTCAATCTCTGGTAAGACCGTGAGAGACAAGGTCATTACAATGAAAGGAATAATTACCAATTGTGCAGATTCTAGGGCCCAGTCACCATTTGCAGTTCACTATGGTGTATATTAGGCTAACTAGCCAATTGCCTCCTGCTTTCTGTTTCCCACCCTTTTTGAATAAAAGAGTTATATTCACTATTTTCCAATCTCATAAACCTTCCTTGAATTTAGGAAAACTAAATCAATGAGAATTGAGGTTAGAATAAATGGCCCTCCTGTCACTGCCTCTTCATTGTTCTGGATTCCAGTGTCATATATGTAAACTATCAACTGATTTCTGAATATATTAACTACTAATATGTTACAGAAGTTGAATAGCTATCGCCATGGATCACTTTCCTCTCGAAACTCTGGATTGCTTcaaatcttctttttctttccatttttttctaCCCTCAGTCTCCTTTTTATTGATAGGGTTGTGCAGGAAATTTGAGTATGGGTAGATCCAAAGGATACTTGGAAGAGAGCTTTCCTTAGAATCATGAAATTTTTGGGGTTGAAAAGAAAGCCATTCAGGCCATCAAGTCCACGCCAGATTTTTGTAGGTTAACCTTTTTACTCCCATTCTCACCCTcttcacccacccccacccccacctcatcTGCTGACTCTTCCCCGTTTCCAGTTCTGCAGAGCCACTGAGAAATTAATTTGGTGATTAAATAGATAGGTTTATGGTATTTGAAGGAGATTTTTCACAAGTAAAATCTGACAGTTTGAGCTGGTCCTTAATGAGGACCCTGGGTGGAAGGGATTCCATTTGCTCCACACTCCCTCCATTGTCTCGTTTCACTTTCACATGTGTGACTCTCTAAGATCAAATACTGACACAACTGTGCACCTTTCCTTCTCAGTGTTACCAACGTTGTGGATGTTTGGAGCACAGCTTTCAATCAGCAAAAGCTGCAGGGGCATGTAAGTAGTTCTAATGTAATTGTTCTAATGATGGACTGCTATGAAGGAAAACTTGAGCAGATTCTAATCTATTGACTgctggctatatatatatatatatatatatatatatagagagagagagagagagagagagagagagagagagggggagggagggagagggagagtgtgtgtgtaaagGCATACCATTAACATCTGTGTATTAAGTGCATCGTTTCTGCCTATCATCTGTAATCCTGGTGTCCAACCTTCTGGCTTTGCTTTTCTCTCAAATTTGCTCTATAGTTCTGTGTAAATTATCGCTGTGCACATCAAGGACATGTCCACCAGATGGCACAAGGAGCAGGATTCTGGAGCCACCATCAATAAAAGAACTTAACATGGTCAACTGACTGCAGGTAGCATTGGCTCAAATCGAGATATATTGGAAGTCTTACAAATGAGATGCTTATATTCATGAGGAAGTGAAGAGGTAATGATACTGGATAAGTGATTCCATAGATCTGATGACTTCCCAAAGTGATATTTTACGTAGTGGTAATACGATTACTTGAGTCAagcatgatgttctcctaagaggTTGTCTGTTGATGGCATCTCAGGTGACTGTGGAGACCGATCCggaatccacatattctggtgccatGTCGGCAGAAATAAGTGGttgctgtggttagtggttgggtcttttggtcattcattctctcctttcacagctactGCTTGCTCTCTGCTACACTTTAaagaagctattcagcccataaATCCTCAGACAGTAACTCCATCAGTCCCACCCCTCCCATTCCTCCTTATTTTTCTGTACTCCTCGTTAGAATGGGTGTGGAACACTGCCATTTACAGGAGAGCCTAGGATTCAAAAAAAAGGGATattcctttaaaactgagatgagggggatcttatttggcttgatggtgatgaatctgtggaattcattaccacagagggTTGAGGATGCCAAGCCATTGgtggtatttaaggcagagattgataggttgttgattggtAAGAGGGTTAAGGGTTACAAGGGAGAAAGCAAGAAAAGGGGGTTGAATAAAAtcacccatgactgaatggcggagaagactcaatgggccgaatggcctcattctactccttCACTTGATGGTCTTACGGAGAATGCATACCATGTAAATTATGCCTATTTCTATTAAGAATCCTTTTGACAGCAATTACTTATGTTTTGCTGATACTAATTCTAATTTCATTAAAAACAACTCACTATAGTCAATGGCGTGTCCTCGTAAGGCAAAGAACAGTAGGGTACCTTTACTTGAGGGACTGGTCCCTGTCCATTTGCAGTATTCTGCAGTAATTTGCCATATGGGCAAACTTAGTGAACCAAATAATGACTCTGTCACTTTCACTTTTGTTTAAGGTATATTAGCTTTACTCATTGCTGTTTACTCTCCAGAGGAGTTTCTCTCCGTCAACATATAACTGTGATGGGGGTTGACTGTGGAGTTAATGGAGCTCATTTGATCCTGCAGCACATGATGGATGATGCACATGATATGTTTAATCTTGTACCTTGACAACCTAACAGTGTCTTTTGCCTCCAATGCTCAATTTATTTTCACTATCGTTTGATTATTGACTCCTCTATTGTTCTGTTGTTAATGTCCAAAAACGCAAATATATTTTTCCTCTATTTTTGCAGAAGTCTGCACATGGGATAAAAACCACTGACGAATATCACATTAGAACCAGGTGGGTACCCGTTGCTCCTTAGGGAAAAGGAATGTTGTTTACAATCTAGAAAAGATGTTGAACTTTCCTCCCTTGACCTTGTCCTTGCAATTGACTAGATGATATGATCTGTGACTCATAACTCCATATTCCTTGAAATTTAAACAAAGATCTACCAAGATCTAAAGCTCCAATTCTCCCAGCATCCACAGCCCttgtggttgggggtgggggtgagagttCTTGATTGTGGCAACCCAGAATCGGGTCAGGAATGTGAGTAAGTCTGCATCCAGAGTGCTCATATATTTCTGCTTGCTGTTACCTGTTCAAACTTCCAAATGAAGCATATGTGGAAGTTGTTGTATCTATGCAGGTGTTGACCACAGGGTCTCACTCCAGCCATTTCATCGTTTCAAGTACTTGTGTTCTTTTGTTACCCTTGGCAAGTCTGCATCCCTATCCCTTGCCACTAACAAGGACCTAGTGTTTCTGAAAGGTCCTGTAATTATGAGAGAAATATCTGTGGGAActgaatggctgtatcatcagtgTCATATCAGTGAGAAGATCAGGCGTATCATTGCAAGTAGTCACAATGAATTGCAATGTCAGCTTTGGTAAAATGAGGGGTGGATGTTACAGATCCCATTACACTAACTTATGTCATCCCATAGAGAAGCTTTCCTGACGGATGCAGTCAATCTTACCGTTCTGGACAACACAATTATACTCAAACTTAGCCAGGATGGCCAGGATCTAATTTTTGACCTGTACAAGTTACCCATTTCTGAGACAAAAATGGAGCTCCAGTCTGTGATGTTTCATTTGGTGGACCAAGTGCATACCCTGCAAAAGCAAATAAAAGGTACGGGGGAAAGGGTTGGTCAGGAGTTGTAGGGAAGgggatggaaaagaagaaaaactctatACATTCCTGTATTTGGCAGGAGGGGGTTGGAATCGGAGGTTGTTTTGATCAGCTGGTCAACCCCTTGCCATTTTAGAACACATAAGGAACTTGCAGTTTGAACTACGTTTTCCTAATAAACCGTGACAGAGGGGATGATCATCctggtgaatgatgtttctctgttGAATTGACAATGTAACTGCAGTTCACTTTGTTATGGCTTTTAATGTTccttgcactttgaactttgaatggaggTTGGGAGATGATTTGTTTCCTGGATTCTGTCCTTACAAGTTATTAACAGCAAGTGAGAGATTTAAAGCAGTACTGCACTAATTCTTCCCTTGCTCCAATCTGCTGTACCATGTGGCAACAAGACTGAAAGAAACTCATATTttcttaaatatttccaaaatccTGAAATATTCCAATTTTCAATTAGTCTAAAGGTCAGATTTACTGCCAGCACTGAACATCATCGGTCACTGTTGACTTACATCCTTTCCCAGGTCTGTTAATGTGAATGAGCTTACAAAGTACACATTGATCATAAATGTTGTGGCCATACATGGCAGCAGGGACTTATACAATGCAATACCAGAACAACCCGCATCTTTGAAGCAGCAGCAAAGAACATTAAGGTTTGCTTCAGCCATCCCACTCTAATTTAGCCCACTGGCAAATCTGATGAGGGCTTTGAATGTTTCTGAATGTGCCGGGTAGTCAGAAACATTATTAACAATAACTActatgaaagaataaaaaaatcatGACCTAGTAAACTCTCAAAACATGTTTAAACACTTAAAATATTTGTTTGAGAAAGGCAATTAATTAAAAAATATGTAATTTCCCTTGGCCCTTACAACTGTTGCGCTCCATTGAATTGAATGGACTCTGAAGCTGTATCAGGTCAAACCTGATGGAAGTTTTTTAAAAGCTAATTTCAGGAGTACAGTATGGATTAATCTTCCTTCTTAAGGAGttcaaacacaaacaagagaaaatatgcggatgctggaaatccacgcaa
This DNA window, taken from Mobula hypostoma chromosome 21, sMobHyp1.1, whole genome shotgun sequence, encodes the following:
- the paxx gene encoding protein PAXX, whose amino-acid sequence is MDKLECHSRVRCFHIHRLPQNHQRYLCYTVPGPRIFNLCVTNVVDVWSTAFNQQKLQGHKSAHGIKTTDEYHIRTREAFLTDAVNLTVLDNTIILKLSQDGQDLIFDLYKLPISETKMELQSVMFHLVDQVHTLQKQIKVFEESNAIDLGNMMQRTQRMFLTAEFDSKMKNNEPGSSQVARKRLAGESLINPGRKRNKAPTGVSFEDNSLDENE